From Candidatus Bathyarchaeia archaeon, the proteins below share one genomic window:
- a CDS encoding lysylphosphatidylglycerol synthase transmembrane domain-containing protein: MRGRPKFALVLQIFLGFLLIVGIVWYVGAHEIGHVLLRLDVMFLVYALAAYFFMNLLFAVRLKMVLKALGQKLGLKKILPVQYGGMLASDFTPARSGYFVVPLMLASEEIPLTVGLSSILGIQSIEFLVKMMGGVFALIYLVQKFDLGMDLLIISSAGVGLMLVGAIIIFLAMWWKKAVDLLNVFEKVPFLGRLVTLVSKKITEFQVEAYRVKDAVIPITSLTLVSWFVKGLEWYFIGLALNITQISFMGFFLLHPLITALSFVPITPSGIGFQEGGIVGVFYLLGVKADVSVVFALLARFLLVIEDVVGVPALSRAGVKVFEIVSNLKEKEVKQVQPGSMESP; this comes from the coding sequence ATGCGTGGAAGACCTAAATTCGCATTGGTGCTTCAAATTTTTTTAGGTTTTTTGCTGATCGTGGGGATAGTCTGGTATGTTGGAGCCCATGAGATCGGTCATGTATTGCTAAGATTGGACGTTATGTTCTTAGTTTACGCTTTGGCCGCGTATTTTTTTATGAATTTACTTTTCGCCGTTAGGTTGAAAATGGTTTTGAAAGCCCTAGGCCAAAAGTTAGGGTTGAAAAAAATTTTACCTGTTCAATATGGTGGGATGTTGGCCAGCGATTTTACGCCAGCTCGATCCGGCTACTTTGTAGTTCCGTTAATGTTGGCTTCGGAAGAAATCCCCCTGACTGTTGGGTTGTCTTCCATTCTTGGCATTCAATCCATCGAATTTTTAGTTAAAATGATGGGCGGAGTGTTTGCTTTAATCTATCTTGTCCAAAAATTTGATCTGGGCATGGATCTATTAATAATATCTTCGGCAGGAGTTGGGTTAATGCTCGTCGGGGCGATAATAATATTCTTAGCGATGTGGTGGAAAAAGGCTGTGGATTTACTAAACGTCTTTGAGAAAGTTCCCTTTCTCGGCAGGTTAGTGACCCTAGTATCCAAGAAAATTACAGAATTTCAGGTGGAAGCTTACCGTGTAAAGGACGCGGTCATACCCATAACTTCACTAACCTTGGTTTCCTGGTTTGTGAAGGGTTTGGAATGGTATTTCATCGGATTAGCTTTAAACATCACTCAAATATCGTTCATGGGATTTTTTCTCCTTCACCCACTGATCACGGCTTTAAGCTTCGTCCCCATAACACCCTCAGGAATCGGATTCCAAGAAGGGGGGATCGTTGGAGTTTTTTACCTTCTAGGAGTTAAAGCGGACGTAAGCGTTGTCTTCGCATTACTGGCTAGGTTTCTATTGGTAATAGAGGACGTCGTTGGAGTGCCGGCGTTAAGCAGGGCCGGAGTAAAAGTCTTTGAGATAGTTTCAAATCTTAAGGAGAAGGAGGTTAAACAGGTTCAACCTGGTTCAATGGAATCGCCATAA
- a CDS encoding 2-isopropylmalate synthase: MAWKEYLNSICKLPERVYIFDTTLRDGEQTPGVALLPEEKLEIAKQLDVLGVDSIEVGFPAASRGEAEATKLIVKEGLRAEVVGLARAVQSDIDIAINSGVNCVHTFIATSDIHMKKKLEMSREEVLEKAVWSVEYVKSHGVRCEFSAEDATRSSLPFLKKIYSAVAEAGVDRIDIPDTVGVSIPRSMARLVSEVREVVNVPIAVHCHDDLGLAVANTLASIEAGAQEAHVTVNGLGERAGNASLEEVALSLYAFYGLKTNINLKEIYRTSRLVSKLTGIRVPPNKAIVGDNAFAHESGIHTDGVLASPETYEPLPPELVGHQRRILAGKHAGRHGIEAMLKQMGFSLSKEQLDEVVARVKELGDKGRRVAEEELVNIVEVVTGSVTPAKRRIELQDLIVVTGNKTTPTATVRLLIDGKEYKSSDYGVGPIDAVLKAVQNIVGDVAKFRLVDFKLDAITGGSDALANVTVKLMDHRGRVIASRGVREDIVMAGVDAVINAANRLLNLNSMMGGS, from the coding sequence TTGGCTTGGAAAGAGTATTTAAACTCCATCTGCAAACTGCCTGAGAGGGTCTACATATTTGATACGACGCTTAGAGACGGCGAGCAGACGCCTGGTGTAGCTTTATTACCTGAAGAAAAACTTGAGATCGCGAAGCAGTTGGATGTTCTTGGCGTAGACTCCATCGAAGTTGGCTTTCCCGCAGCGTCGAGAGGCGAAGCTGAGGCTACAAAGCTAATCGTGAAAGAGGGTCTAAGAGCTGAGGTTGTAGGTCTCGCGCGGGCGGTTCAAAGTGACATAGACATCGCGATAAACAGTGGCGTTAACTGCGTTCACACTTTCATCGCTACCTCGGATATTCATATGAAAAAGAAACTAGAGATGAGTAGGGAGGAGGTTCTGGAAAAAGCCGTGTGGAGCGTGGAGTACGTCAAGTCTCATGGAGTAAGATGTGAATTTTCAGCGGAGGACGCAACGAGGAGCTCTCTGCCTTTCCTCAAAAAAATATACTCAGCCGTCGCCGAGGCTGGCGTCGATAGGATAGACATACCTGACACCGTGGGAGTTTCCATCCCCAGGTCCATGGCACGTTTGGTTAGCGAGGTCAGAGAGGTTGTTAACGTTCCCATAGCGGTTCACTGCCATGATGACCTAGGTTTAGCGGTCGCGAACACGTTGGCCAGCATTGAAGCTGGAGCCCAGGAAGCTCACGTCACGGTGAACGGTTTAGGTGAAAGGGCTGGAAACGCGAGTTTGGAGGAGGTTGCGCTAAGCCTATACGCTTTCTACGGTTTGAAAACGAACATTAACCTAAAGGAAATCTACCGTACCTCTAGGCTGGTTTCCAAGCTTACCGGTATAAGGGTTCCTCCTAACAAAGCGATTGTAGGAGATAACGCGTTTGCTCATGAGAGCGGAATACATACAGATGGCGTTTTAGCGTCGCCGGAAACCTATGAGCCTCTTCCACCGGAGCTGGTGGGTCATCAAAGAAGAATTCTAGCCGGCAAACACGCTGGAAGGCATGGAATCGAAGCGATGTTAAAGCAAATGGGTTTTTCATTGAGCAAGGAGCAGCTGGACGAAGTTGTGGCTAGGGTGAAGGAGCTGGGGGATAAGGGGAGAAGAGTCGCGGAGGAGGAGCTGGTGAACATAGTGGAGGTCGTCACGGGGAGTGTAACCCCGGCGAAGAGGCGTATTGAGCTGCAGGATTTAATTGTGGTGACTGGGAATAAAACCACTCCCACCGCAACCGTTAGGTTGCTGATAGACGGTAAAGAGTATAAAAGCTCAGATTACGGCGTCGGCCCTATAGACGCTGTGTTAAAGGCCGTACAGAACATAGTGGGGGACGTAGCTAAATTCAGGTTGGTTGATTTCAAGTTGGACGCGATCACGGGGGGAAGCGACGCCTTGGCTAACGTCACGGTAAAGCTCATGGACCATCGAGGTAGGGTTATCGCGTCTAGGGGCGTAAGAGAGGATATAGTGATGGCGGGGGTGGACGCGGTCATAAACGCCGCGAATCGTTTGTTGAACCTTAACTCGATGATGGGAGGAAGCTGA
- a CDS encoding lysine biosynthesis protein, with product MPKKVVCPECYAEFESPDDVMLREILTCPECGLEVEVTKIEENSVECRKISIEKEDWGE from the coding sequence ATGCCGAAGAAAGTCGTATGCCCCGAATGCTACGCTGAATTCGAATCCCCAGACGACGTAATGTTAAGGGAGATTCTCACATGCCCTGAATGCGGATTAGAAGTTGAAGTCACCAAGATCGAGGAAAACAGCGTTGAATGCAGAAAGATATCGATAGAAAAAGAAGACTGGGGCGAATAG
- the lysX gene encoding lysine biosynthesis protein LysX has protein sequence MALKIGMIYDHIRPDERMIIEAAKKRGIPITLYDADKIFFNLTDPERLETEPIMLQRSISYFRGLHITALLESKGVKVVNSYKASSICGNKALTSIALAKAQVPTPTTYLAFTESAALEALEKIGFPAILKPVIGSWGRLIAPLKDVDSAKAIFESREYMFPLYQVYYLQEMVDRPSRDIRCFVIEDQAVAAIYRYPAPGDWKTNIARGGRAEPCKITPEIEELSVKAAEAVGGGVLGVDMMESQKGLLVHEVNNTTEFKTTTEATGIDIPDKIIEYLVAISRR, from the coding sequence GTGGCGCTCAAAATAGGCATGATATACGACCACATTAGGCCTGACGAAAGGATGATCATAGAAGCCGCGAAAAAAAGAGGCATCCCAATCACGCTTTACGACGCCGACAAAATATTCTTCAACCTCACCGACCCAGAACGCTTGGAAACCGAGCCGATCATGCTTCAAAGGAGCATAAGCTACTTCAGAGGACTCCATATAACCGCCCTGTTGGAAAGCAAGGGAGTTAAAGTCGTAAACAGCTATAAGGCATCGTCAATCTGCGGAAACAAAGCTTTAACCTCCATAGCCTTAGCTAAAGCCCAGGTACCCACACCTACCACGTACCTAGCGTTCACCGAATCAGCCGCCTTAGAGGCCTTGGAAAAAATAGGTTTTCCAGCCATACTTAAACCGGTGATTGGAAGCTGGGGCCGCCTCATCGCCCCGTTGAAAGATGTTGACTCCGCTAAGGCGATCTTCGAGTCAAGGGAATACATGTTCCCCCTATACCAAGTATACTACTTGCAGGAAATGGTGGACCGCCCCTCAAGGGATATAAGGTGCTTCGTAATAGAGGACCAAGCCGTCGCCGCCATCTACAGGTATCCTGCTCCAGGAGATTGGAAAACAAACATCGCTAGAGGTGGAAGAGCTGAGCCGTGCAAAATAACCCCTGAAATAGAAGAGCTCAGCGTTAAAGCCGCTGAAGCTGTAGGCGGAGGCGTCCTAGGCGTCGACATGATGGAAAGTCAAAAAGGTCTGCTGGTTCATGAGGTAAACAACACAACGGAGTTCAAAACCACGACTGAGGCGACAGGCATCGACATACCTGATAAAATCATAGAGTACCTCGTCGCTATATCGAGGAGATAA
- the argC gene encoding N-acetyl-gamma-glutamyl-phosphate reductase, with protein sequence MKVSVIGGSGYVGGELLRLLLIHPQVELSSVSSRTHAGKYLFKVHPNLRGLTLQQFVPMDSSTIRDSDLVFTAVPHGSSMKITPTLLEAGVRVIDMSADYRLKKPEEYEKWYGWSHESPQLLSESAYGLPELHREEIRKARLVACPGCMATAAILPLAPLVKDPLIETGRIVVDVKIGSSGAGAQPTPASHHSERTAVVRPYKVVGHRHIPEIEQELNQTSGSQVTVSFTPHAVDMVRGILATIHTFPVKPLTIQDVWRVYREHYKGEPFIRFIKDREGIYQLPNPKILVGSNYCDIGFEVDEHSNRLVLFSAIDNLMKGAAGQGIQCMNIMYNLEEKTGLIEPGLHPV encoded by the coding sequence GTGAAGGTTTCGGTAATCGGAGGATCAGGATACGTAGGCGGCGAGCTGCTCCGCCTTTTGCTAATCCACCCCCAAGTAGAGCTGTCAAGCGTAAGCTCCAGAACACACGCCGGAAAATACTTGTTTAAAGTTCACCCAAACCTCAGAGGACTCACGCTTCAACAATTCGTTCCTATGGACTCCTCAACAATAAGGGACAGCGATCTCGTCTTTACAGCTGTTCCACACGGCTCATCCATGAAAATAACCCCTACACTACTGGAAGCAGGCGTCAGGGTAATCGACATGAGCGCTGACTATCGGCTTAAAAAACCGGAGGAATATGAAAAATGGTATGGATGGAGTCATGAAAGCCCACAGCTTTTATCCGAATCCGCATACGGGCTGCCGGAACTACACCGTGAAGAAATCAGGAAGGCTAGGCTGGTTGCCTGTCCCGGCTGTATGGCCACAGCCGCCATCCTGCCCCTAGCCCCCCTTGTAAAAGACCCCCTAATAGAAACCGGTAGAATAGTGGTTGACGTTAAGATAGGGTCCTCCGGAGCCGGGGCGCAGCCTACGCCCGCTTCCCATCACTCAGAAAGGACCGCCGTGGTTAGACCGTATAAGGTGGTTGGACACCGCCACATCCCAGAAATAGAACAAGAGTTGAATCAAACATCTGGATCACAGGTAACGGTTTCCTTCACCCCACACGCCGTAGACATGGTCAGAGGAATCCTAGCGACGATACACACCTTTCCAGTCAAACCGTTAACCATCCAAGATGTTTGGAGAGTTTACCGGGAACATTATAAGGGTGAACCATTCATACGCTTCATTAAGGACCGGGAAGGAATATACCAACTACCCAATCCGAAAATCCTAGTTGGATCCAACTACTGCGACATAGGCTTTGAGGTTGATGAGCATTCCAACAGGCTTGTATTGTTCTCAGCCATAGATAACTTGATGAAAGGCGCCGCCGGTCAGGGGATCCAATGCATGAACATCATGTACAACCTTGAAGAAAAGACGGGTCTAATCGAGCCTGGGTTACATCCGGTGTGA
- a CDS encoding [LysW]-aminoadipate/[LysW]-glutamate kinase, with amino-acid sequence MLVVKLGGSILEEYMPETFLKDLKEAMKTRRTVLIHGGRKIVNEVSSKMGKEPKFVVSPEGFRSRYTDEETMEIFTMVMAGKVNKNLVTTLLKEGVPAVGLCGVDAGLVRAVRKKELVVVDEKGRKRIIDGGYTGKVEKVDPELIETLLDQGYTPVIAPIAVGSEYEKLNVDGDRMAAYIAGALKAEQLILLTDVEGLMIDGNVAKTLTLSEVKGLLHKIGHGMITKIYAATEALEMGVKEVIIASGLKTNPITAAMEHTTGTLITHG; translated from the coding sequence ATCCTCGTAGTAAAGCTAGGCGGCTCCATCCTAGAGGAATACATGCCTGAAACTTTCCTGAAAGACCTTAAAGAAGCCATGAAAACCCGACGGACAGTCCTGATTCACGGCGGCAGGAAAATAGTTAACGAAGTATCCTCAAAGATGGGTAAAGAGCCTAAATTCGTAGTATCCCCTGAAGGCTTCAGAAGCCGCTACACCGATGAGGAAACGATGGAGATATTCACCATGGTCATGGCGGGCAAGGTGAATAAAAACTTGGTCACCACCCTTTTGAAGGAGGGGGTCCCCGCCGTAGGCCTATGCGGCGTTGACGCAGGCTTGGTTAGGGCTGTGAGAAAGAAGGAGCTTGTCGTCGTGGATGAGAAAGGGAGGAAAAGAATCATAGACGGCGGATACACTGGGAAGGTAGAGAAGGTGGACCCGGAATTGATCGAAACGCTTCTAGATCAAGGGTATACACCGGTGATCGCGCCAATAGCCGTTGGAAGCGAGTATGAAAAGTTAAACGTCGACGGCGACAGAATGGCAGCCTACATCGCGGGGGCCTTAAAGGCGGAGCAGCTTATTCTTTTAACAGATGTTGAAGGCTTGATGATTGACGGTAATGTCGCCAAGACCCTGACTTTAAGTGAAGTGAAAGGCTTACTTCACAAGATTGGGCATGGAATGATCACCAAAATCTACGCGGCGACAGAAGCCTTAGAAATGGGGGTGAAAGAAGTAATCATCGCCTCCGGGTTGAAAACCAACCCAATCACAGCCGCCATGGAGCATACCACCGGCACGCTGATCACCCATGGATAA